The following are encoded in a window of Oncorhynchus mykiss isolate Arlee chromosome 11, USDA_OmykA_1.1, whole genome shotgun sequence genomic DNA:
- the si:ch211-196f5.2 gene encoding uncharacterized protein si:ch211-196f5.2 — protein sequence MAEETNHTSEAQETQTNGEQHSPKDSPILGNMVRTELEWDVPMSVPLPIEVISADQPFPFLDTTLADLGIEESAVKERVVWVDTKRTQVKSKSGKLKEKEITILEVRVKAQIPGDKKTQEVLYSTESHTDRSFCRTGVDILPWKSRTQTEENGFQPVEMTVALDIESQPKQEIREV from the exons ATGGCAGAAGAGACAAATCACACCTCGGAGGCCCAGGAGACACAGACCAACGGAGAACAACACAGCCCAAAAGATTCCCCTATCCTGGGGAACATGGTACGCACCGAGCTGGAATGGGACGTGCCCATGAGTGTCCCTTTGCCCATCGAGGTCATCAGTGCTGACCAGCCTTTCCCGTTCCTGGACACGACCCTGGCAGATCTGGGCATCGAAGA ATCCGCAGTGAAGGAGCGGGTGGTGTGGGTGGACACCAAGCGGACGCAGGTGAAGAGCAAGTCAGGCAAACTGAAGGAGAAGGAAATCACCATCTTGGAGGTACGGGTCAAGGCTCAGATCCCCGGAGACAAGAAGACCCAGGAGGTACTCTACAGCACCGAGTCCCACACAGACCGCTCCTTCTGTCGGACCGGAGTGGACATCCTGCCCTGGAAGAGTCGCACACAGACAG AGGAGAACGGCTTCCAGCCAGTAGAGATGACCGTGGCCTTGGACATCGAGTCACAGCCCAAACAGGAGATTCGTGAGGTGTGA